A genomic window from Georgfuchsia toluolica includes:
- the bssC gene encoding benzylsuccinate synthase subunit gamma yields the protein MTTCKECEFFFTIPEDADDFEKLKGDCITEKEDEKGKYWLTKPVFELNQCCGAFHTRQSV from the coding sequence ATGACGACATGCAAAGAATGCGAATTCTTTTTCACGATCCCCGAGGACGCCGATGACTTTGAAAAGTTGAAGGGTGACTGTATCACTGAAAAGGAAGACGAGAAAGGCAAATACTGGCTGACGAAGCCGGTCTTCGAACTTAACCAATGCTGCGGCGCTTTCCACACGCGCCAGTCAGTGTAA